The Ananas comosus cultivar F153 linkage group 2, ASM154086v1, whole genome shotgun sequence genome contains a region encoding:
- the LOC109727300 gene encoding protein terminal ear1 homolog, giving the protein MNHGHFSPYLSTYFVDYASPHHSVFATRALFHGTIAEAPPRNLHVEEEEEEEAVAKVPCANNPLPTPNPPPSPLQPPTSMIAAATCYPDPLHEWQQKPIRKGSVWMRRSDAIKREKEREEEEEGGGDDEGAQFTRPCVFLSFPKSSSARCGVTSSNAALEFDESNRKSEKRTTVMIKNIPNKFSRKMLIEMLDDHCSKENAKESLKKAKGNAAQNGDPINVLCAYDFVYLPMDFRNRCNKGYAFVNFTTAEAARRLYERLKGCKWDVFDSRKILHVCFARIQGKIALMENFSNSYFWCDTDDYLPAIFSPPRNGCSTSLSPPAIIGKRATSLSLCH; this is encoded by the exons ATGAACCATGGCCACTTCTCACCGTACCTCTCCACCTACTTTGTTGATTATGCATCGCCCCACCACTCCGTTTTCGCCACTCGGGCTCTCTTTCACGGCACCATTGCTGAAGCACCGCCTAGAAACCTACacgtcgaagaagaagaagaagaagaagcagtaGCTAAAGTCCCTTGTGCAAATAATCCCCTTCCAACTCCAAACCCACCTCCTTCTCCTCTACAACCTCCTACTAGTATGATTGCCGCTGCTACTTGCTACCCTGATCCATTGCACGAGTGGCAACAGAAACCGATCAGGAAGGGCTCGGTTTGGATGCGCCGATCCGACGCCATAAAgcgagagaaagaaagagaagaagaagaagaaggaggaggagacgaCGAGGGGGCCCAATTTACGCGACCGTGCGTCTTCCTCTCATTCCCTAAATCATCCTCTGCCCGCTGCGGCGTTACCTCTTCCAATGCGGCTCTCGAGTTTGACGAGTCGAATCGGAAGTCAGAGAAGAGGACGACCGTGATGATCAAGAACATACCCAACAAATTCAG CCGGAAGATGTTGATCGAGATGCTGGACGATCACTGCAGCAAGGAGAACGCCAAGGAATCTTTGAAAAAGGCGAAGGGAAATGCCGCTCAAAATGGCGACCCCATCAACGTCCTCTGCGCGTACGACTTCGTGTATCTGCCCATGGATTTCag gaaCCGGTGCAATAAGGGGTACGCGTTCGTGAACTTCACCACGGCGGAGGCAGCGCGGAGGCTGTACGAACGGCTGAAAGGATGCAAGTGGGACGTCTTCGACTCCAGGAAGATCCTTCATGTTTGCTTTGCCCGTATCCAG GGGAAGATAGCCCTAATGGAGAACTTCTCGAACTCCTACTTCTGGTGCGACACCGATGACTACCTCCCAGCCATTTTCTCACCGCCACGTAACGGCTGCTCCACCTCTCTCTCACCTCCGGCTATCATCGGGAAACGGGCTACATCACTGTCTCTGTGCCATTAG